CTACCAGAAGGTGGCCAAGGCGCACGCGGACCTCAGGCCCCTGGTGGACCGGTACCGCGCGTACCGGAAGCTCATGCGGGAGGCGGCCGACGCCCGGGGGATCCTGAAGGAGACGATCGACCCGGAGATGCGGGCGCTGGCCGAGGGGGAGCTGCAGGAGCTGGAGCAGCGGGCGGCGGTACTGGAGGAGGAGCTGCAGCGCCTGCTCCTCCCGAAGGATCCCAACGACGAGAGGAACACCATCCTGGAGATCCGGGCCGGGGCCGGGGGGGAGGAGGCGTCCCTCTTCGCCGCCGATCTCTGCCGCATGTACGTCCGCTATGCGGAGCGCCACCGGTGGAAGGTGGAGGTGCTCTCCTCCCACGAGACCGGGACCGGCGGGTTCCGGGAAGTGATCCTGGGGATCGAGGGGAAGGGGGCCTACAGCCGCCTGAAGTTCGAGGGGGGCGTGCACCGGGTCCAGCGGGTGCCGGAGACCGAGGCGGCGGGGCGGATCCACACCTCCACCGTGACCGTGGCGGTCCTGCCGGAGGCGGAGGAGGTGGAGGTCCAGATCGACCCGAAGGATCTCCGGATCGACGTGTACCGGTCCACGGGGCCGGGCGGGCAGAGCGTCAACACCACCGACTCGGCCGTCCGCGTCACCCACCTTCCGACGGGTCTGGTCGTCACGTGCCAGGACGAGAAGTCGCAGCACAAGAACAAGGCCAAGGCCCTGAAGGTTCTCCGGGCCCGCCTCCTGGAGCAGGCGCAGGCGGAGCAGCGGGCCAGGATCGACCAGGATCGCGGCACGCAGGTGGGGACCGGGGAGCGGGCGGAGAAGATCCGGACCTACAACTTCCCCCAGAACCGGATCACGGACCATCGGATCGGGTTGACCCTGCACAGCCTCCCGGCCATCCTGGATGGGGAGATCGAGCCTCTCATCGAGGCCCTGGCGTCCCACTTCCAGGCCGAGCGGCTGAAGGCGGTTTCCTAAATGCCAGGCGAGCGCGGCGGCGAGCAGGGAGGCGGCAGGGGAGTGGTCCGCAACGTGCCCAGCCTCCTCCGGGAAGCGGCCGAACGGCTCCGGCCCTGTGCGGTGCAGACGCCCCGCCTGGACGCCGAGTGCCTGCTCACCGCCGCCCTCGGCTGCGACCGCGCCGCCCTCTACGGGTGGCGTGGGGAGGTGCCGGCCCCGGCGGTCTCGCGCTTCGCCGCTCTCCTCGAGCGGCGCGCCGCCCGGGAGCCGGTCGCGTACCTGACCGGAGTCCGGGAGTTCTGGTCCCTGCCGCTCAGGGTGACCCCTGCCGTCCTCATCCCCCGCCCCGAGACCGAGACGCTGGTCGAGGCGGTCCTGGGCCGCCTGGCGGACCGCCGCGGCGATTCCCTCACCGTGGCCGACCTCGGGACGGGATGCGGGGCCATCGCCATCGCGCTGGCAACCGAGCTCCAGGAGGCGCGCCTCTTCGCCGTGGACGTCAGCGCGGAGGCGCTTGCGGTCGCGGCGGAGAACGCCCGCCGCTTCCGCGTCGGTCGGCGCGTGACCTTCCTGCAAGGGGACTGGACCGCCCCCCTCTTTGCCGCGCAGTTGGCCGGCGCCCTCGACGTCCTGGTCGCGAACCCGCCCTACGTCCCCACCGCCGACCTCGCGACGCTGGACCCGGAAGTATCCCGCTTCGAGCCCCCCCTCGCCCTGGATGGCGGTCCCGATGGGCTCACGTTCCACCGGGAGCTGGCGGTGCATGCGCCCCGGCTCCTTCGCCCCGGCGGCTGGTTGGCCGTGGAGGTGGGGGCGGGCCAGGGGGACGCGGTCCGGAGCCTCCTGGCATCCGTGCCGGACCTCGCCGTCCATCCGGTCGTGCGGGATCTGGCCCACCGGGACCGGGTCTGTCTCGCCCGGCGCCGCGAGGCGGCCGGGTAAGCACGCCCCCTCTGGAGGCCCCATGGACCAGCTCCTCATCCGCGGTGGCGTCCCCCTGCAGGGGAGCGTCCGGGTAAGCGGAGCCAAGAACGCCGCGCTCCCCTGCATCACCGCCGGCCTCCTGGCGGAGGGGGACCTCCGCCTGGCCAACGTCCCCCGGCTCAAGGACATCGAGACCATCTGCCGGCTCCTCCGCCACATGGGGGTCGCGGTGGAGGAGGACGGGGCGGGAGGCCTCGCGGTCTCGGGGCGGGCCGTGAGGAGCTTCGAGGCCCCCTACGACCTCGTCCGCACGATGCGCGCCTCCGTCCTCGTCCTGGGCCCCCTCGTCGCCCGGTTCGGGCGGGCCCGGGTCTCGCTGCCCGGGGGGTGCGCGATCGGCCCCCGCCCCATCAACCTCCACCTCGCCGGGCTCCAGCAGATGGGGGCGGAGATCGACCTGAGCGAAGGGTATGTCGAGGCGAAGGCCCGCCGCCTCCGGGGGACCCGGATCGTCTTTGACGTGAAGACGGTCACCGGGACCGAGAACCTCCTGATGGCCGCGACCCTCGCGGAGGGGACCACGGTCCTGGAGAATGCGGCCTGCGAGCCGGAGGTCCAGGACCTGGCTGCCCTGCTTACCGCCATGGGGGCGCGCATCCGGGGAGCCGGGACCGACACGATCACGGTGGAGGGGGTCCAAGCCCTGGGGGCGGCCAGCCACCGGATCATCGCGGACCGGATCGAGGCCGGGACCTTTGCCGTGGCCGCGGCGATCACCCGGGGCGACGTGACCCTCACCGATTGCGCGCCGGAGCACATGGAGGCCGTGCTCGGGAGGCTGCGGGAGGCGGGGGCGCAGTGCACGCCGGGACCCGGGCGGCTCCGGGTGCAGATGGGGGGCCGGCCGGCCGCGGTGAATGTCCAGACGGCTCCCTACCCCGGGTTCGCCACCGACATGCAGGCCCAGCTCATGGCCCTGATGAGCGTGGCCGAGGGCCGTTCGGTCATCACCGAGACGGTCTTCGAGAACCGCTTCATGCACGTGAACGAGCTCCTCCGCATGGGGGCGGACGTGAAGATCGCGGGGCGGGCCGCCGTCGTCCAGGGCGTGCCCCGGCTCCGGGGGGCGCCGGTGATGGCCACGGACTTGCGGGCGAGCGCCTCGCTCGTGCTCGCCGGGCTGGTGGCGGAGGGGACCACGGTCGTCCACCGCATCTACCACCTGGACCGCGGCTACGAGGCGATCGAGCAGAAGCTCTCCACCCTCGGCGCCGACGTCCGGCGGGGGCGCGCCTAGTGCAGGGCCAGCGAATTACGCCTTCCATTCCAGCGGAGCCGCGGGTGGCGACGGGCGCTGCCCCCGAGCGGCCGGGCGGAGTGGGACCCCCTCAGCCTCCTCCTGCAATGCGCGGCATTGCGGGAGGGGCTGAGCGGGTGACGGAGCCCGGACGCGCAGGGGGCCGCCCGGCGACAGGACCCGCGGCAGGGCGGTCTGTCAGGACCGGGTCGGATTCCTTGGAGCGCCAGTAGATGGAGCAGCCCATCGCGATCGCCCTCCCCAAGGGCCGGCTGTTCGCCGAGGCCGTGGCGCTCTTCGAGGCAATCGGGGTGAAGGGGCTCGATCCCTTCCGGGACTCCCGGCGCCTCATCGTGGAAGACTCGAGCGGCCAGTACCGCTTCCTGGCCCTGCGGGACGCCGATGTCCCCACCTATGTGGAGCATGGGGCGGCCGACGCCGGGGTGGTGGGGAAGGACCAGCTTCTGGAGCACGGCCGGGACCTATACGAGCCGCTGGATCTGCGCTTCGGCGCCTGTCGCCTGGTCGTGGCCCAGCCGGCGGATCTGCAGGGGGACGGGCGGCCGGAGGCGTGGTCCTCCCTGCGCGTCGCCACGAAGTACCCGAACGTCACCGAGCGGCACTTTAGCCAGCGCGGGATCCAGGTGCAGATCATTAAACTCTACGGCTCCATCGAGCTGGCCCCCCTGGTGGGCCTGGCGGAGCGGATCGTGGACCTGGTGGCGAGCGGCCAGACGCTCCGCGAGAACGGCCTGGTGGAGGTGGAGCAGATCGCCGAGTCCTCCGCCCGCCTCGTCGTGAACCGGGCGGCCCTCAAGACCCGGTACCAGCGGATTCGCGCGCTGATCGGGCTCCTGCGCGGGCAGGTCGAGCAGGGGGGACGGTGAGGGGAGCGCGGCCCGCCCCGTCCCCGGTCCGCCTCCTGGACCTGACCCGGCGGGAGGCGGCGGGCTTCCTGCGCGAGTGGCAGCGGCGGCGGATGCAGAGCACGGCGGCCGCCGAGCGCGCCGTCCGGCCGATCCTGCGGGCCGTGCGGGAGGAGGGGGACCGGGCCCTCCTCGCCTACGCCCGCCGGCTGGATAGGGCGCGCCTCACGGCGGCGACGGTCCGGGTGACGCCGCGGGAGTTTGCCGCCGCGCGCCGGGCCGTGCCCCGGGCGGCGGCGGCCGCCCTGCGGTTCGCCGCGCGGCGGATCGAGGCCTTCCACCGGCGGGGCCTCCGGGCGTCCTGGTTCTTCCGCGAGCCGGGCTGCACCGTCGGGGTCCTCACCCGGCCGATCGGCTCCGTCGGCCTCTACGTCCCCGGGGGAAAGGCGGCCTACCCGTCCTCGGTCCTCATGATGGCCATCCCGGCCGCCGTGGCGGGGGTCACCCGGGTGGCCATGGCGACCCCCGTCGGCCCGGACGGGAGGGTTCCCCCGGCCGTCCTGTTGGCCGCGGCGCTGGCGGGCGTAACCGAGGTCTACAAGGTCGGCGGGGCGCAGGCGATCGCAGCCCTGGCCTACGGGACCGCCTCGGTCCCGAAGGTGGAGAAGATCGTCGGGCCCGGGAACATCTACGTCGCCGCCGCCAAGGCGCTCGTGGCCGGCGAGGTCGGGATCGACATGGTGGCCGGCCCGACGGAGATCGTGGTGGTGGCGGACGGGACGGCAAGGCCGGCCTACGTGGCGGCGGACCTCCTGTCCCAGGCGGAGCACGACGAGAGCGCCTCGGCCCTGCTCCTCACGCCGAGCCGCCCGCTCGCGGAGGCGGTGGCAGGGGCCCTGGCGGCCCGGCTCGGGTCGCTCCCCCGCCGGGCCGTGGCCGCGGCCTCGCTGAAGCGGTGGGGTGCCCTCTGCGTGACGGCCGATCTGGCCCAGGCCCTCGAGGTGGCCAACGCTCTCGCTCCGGAGCACCTGGAGCTGTGCGTGGCGGAACCCTGGACGCGCCTGGAGGCCGTCCGGAACGCCGGGGCCATCTTCCTGGGGCACTACGCTCCGGAGACGCTCGGGGACTACGTGGCGGGCCCGAGCCACGTCCTGCCCACGGGGGGGCGCGCCCGGTTCGCCTCGCCCCTGTCCGTGGAGGACTTTCAGAAGCGGAGCAGCGTCATTGCCGTGACGGCAGCGGGGCTCCGGCGCCTCGGGCGGCCGGCCATGGCCCTGGCCGCCCTGGAGGGGCTCCAGGGGCACGGCGAGGCGGTGCGGGTCCGGCTTCAGGCATGAGCATGCGTCCACTCCAGGAGATCATCCGGCCCGAGGTGGCCCGCCTGACGGCCTACCAGGTGGAGGACCGCCCGCACCGGGTGAAGCTCGACGCCAACGAGAACCCCTATCCCCTCCCGGGGCCGGTCCAGGCGGCGGTCCAGGAAGCGCTCGGCCGCGTCCCGGCGAACCGCTATCCGGACCCGGCGGCGCGGGCGCTCAAGCGCCAGCTCGCCGGGGTCGCGGGGGTCCCGCCGGAGCAGATTCTCCTGGGGAACGGCTCCGACGAGCTCATCCAGATGATCCTGATGGCGGTGGCCCGGCCGGGGGCTGCGGTGCTGGCCCCGGCTCCCACCTTCTCCATGTACGGCCTGACGGCGCAGGCCCTGGGCCTGCGGTTCGTGGAGGTGCCGCTGGCCGAAGGGTTTGTCCTGGAGCCCGCCCTCTTTCTCCGGAGGCTCCAGGAGGCCCAGCCGGCCGCCACCTTCATCGCCTACCCGAACACCCCCACCGGCAACTGCTACGACGCCGACGCGATCCGGGCGGTGCTCACCGCGGCCGCGGGGCTGGTCGTCCTGGACGAGGCCTACGTGGACTTCTCGGGGAAGACCTTCCTGCCGGACCTCCCCGCCCATCCGCACCTCCTCATCCTCCGGACCCTCTCCAAGGTCGGGCTGGCCGGCCTGCGGGTGGGGTACCTGGTCGGCCACGAGGCCGTCCTGGCCGAGCTGGAGAAGGTGCGCCTCCCGTATAATCTCAATGCGCTCTCCCAGGCGGCGGCGACCGTGGTCCTGAAGCACCGGGACCTCCTCCGGCAGCAGGTGCGGGAGATCGTGGCAGAACGGGAGCGGCTCGCCGGGGCCCTGCGGGCCCTGCCCGGCCTCACCGTCTTCCCCTCGGAGGCGAACTTCCTCCTGGTCCGGACGGCCCGGCCCGCGCGGGAGGTATTCCGGAGGCTCCTCGACCGGGGGATCCTGGTGCGGGACTTTGCCGACGTGCGGTACCTGCGGGACTGCCTGCGGATCACGGTCGGGACGCCGGAGGAGAACGACGTCGTCGTGCGGGCCCTCCGGGAGGTGCTGGCCTAGTGGCGCTCCAGGTTATCCGGCTCGACCCTGCCGCCCCGTTCTGCCGCGGGTCCTGTCGCCGGGCGGCCCCCTGCGCGTCCGGGCGTCGTCACCCGCTCCGCCCCTTCCGCAATGCGGTGCATTGCGAAAGGAGGCGGAGGGGGTCCCACTCCGCCCGGCCGCTCGGGGGCAGCGCCCGGCGCCACCCGCGGCTCGGGAGCAATCGTCCGGGCAATTGGGCGGCCTGACACCAGGAGGGGCGGATGGTGCGGCGGGGGCTAGTGCACCGGAAGACGAGCGAGACCGACGTCCGGGTGGAGCTCGTGGTGGATGGCCAGGGCCGCTCCCAGGTGGAGACGGGCCTGCCCTTCTTCAACCACATGCTGGCCCAACTGGCGCGCCACGGCCTCTTCGACCTCACCATCCGGGCGAAGGGGGACCTGGAGGTGGACGCGCACCACACCATGGAAGACGTCGGGCTCGCCCTGGGGGAGGCCTTCACGCAGGCGCTCGGGGAGAAGGTGGGGATCCGGCGCTTCGGGTGCGCCACGGTGCCCATGGACGATGCGCTCGGGTGGGTCGCCGTGGATCTGAGCGGCCGGCCCTACCTGGTCTACCGGGCTGACCAGCTCACGGGGAAAGTCGGGGAGTTCGACGCCCAGCTTCTGAAGGAGTTCTTCCGCGCGCTGGCGACGGCCATGAAGGCGAACGTGCACATCGGGGTCTCCTACGGGGAGAACACGCACCACATGGCCGAGGCGGTCTTCAAGGCCGCCGCGCGGGCGTTGGGAGAGGCGACGGCGCGGGATCCCCGGGTTCCGGATGTCCCCTCCACCAAGGGGAGCCTCTGACCCATGATCGCCATCATTGACTCGGGGATCGCCAACCTCCGGAGCGTCCAGAAGGCTCTGGAGCGGGTGGGCCACGAGGCGAAGGTGGTGGAGGATCCCCGGCTGCTCCGGGAGGCGCGGGGGATCGTCCTCCCTGGCGTCGGGGCTTTCGCCGACGGGATCGCCAAGCTCACGCGGGCCGGCTTCATCGAGCCCCTCCTCCGGGAGATCGAGGGGGGCAAGCCGGTCCTGGGCATCTGCCTGGGCCTGCACTTTCTCTTCTCGGAGAGCGAGGAGTTCGGGCGGCACCCCGGCCTGAACCTTCTTCCGGGGAAGGTGGTCCGGTTCCCCGCGCAGCGGCCCGCGGGCGGCGGGGAGATCCCCGCTCCCCTGAAGGTCCCCCTCATCGGCTGGGTCCCGATCCAGATCCGGAGGGAGGTGCCGCTCTTGCGCGGCATCCCGGACGGGAGCCACTTCTACTTCGTGCACTCCTACTACGTGGCGCCGGCGGAGGCGGAGGTCGTGGCCGCCACGGCCACCCACGGGATCCCCTTCACGGCGGTCATCCGGCGGGAGAACCTGATGGCCACCCAGTTCCACCCGGAGAAGAGCCAGGGGCTGGGGCTCACCCTCCTGCGGAACTTCGGGGACCTCGCCGCGCGATGCTGATCATCCCGGCGATCGACCTCCGGGGCGGGCGCTGCGTCCGGCTCCTGCAGGGAGACCCGACCCGGGAGAAGGCGTACAGCGACGATCCGCCCGCCGTGGCATCGGCCTTCGCCGCGGCCGGAGCGTCCCGCCTGCACGTGGTGGACCTGGATGGGGCGCTCGGGACCGGGAGCGGCAATCGCCCCGTCATCGCTCGGATCGCGGCCGCGAGCGGGCTCGCCCTGCAAGTGGGGGGGGGCCTCCGCCGGCTCGTCGACATCGAGGGGGTCCTCACGGCCGGGGCGAACTGGGTCATCCTGGGGACCGCGGCGATCGAGGAGCCGGCCCTGGTCCGGGAGGCGGCCGCGCGGTTTCCGGCGCGGATCCTCGTGGGGATTGACGCCCGGGGGGGGCGAGTGGCGGTGCGGGGGTGGCAGGCCGACACGGGCCGGGACGCCGCGGAGGTGGCCGGGGAGGCGGTCGCCCTCGGCGCGGCCGGCCTCATTCACACGGACATCGCGGCCGATGGGATGCTCCGCGGGCCGAACCTGACCGAGCTCGCGCGGGTCGCGGCGGCCGCCGGCGTCCCGATCCTCGCCTCGGGAGGGATCGGAACGATGGATCACCTCGAGGCGGTGGCGAATCTGGCGCCCCGCGGGGTGACCGGGGCGATCCTCGGGCGGGCGCTCTACGAGGGGACGGTCGACCTGGCCGCGGCCATCCGCCGGTTCCGGGGTGGGCCCTGAGGTGGTGGCCAAGCGAATCATCCCGTGCCTGGATGTCAAGGACGGGCGGGTGGTCAAGGGGGTGCGGTTCGTGGATCTCCGGGACGCCGGCGATCCCGCGCAGGCGGCGGCGGCCTACGACGCCGCCGGCGCCGATGAGCTGGTCTTCCTGGACATCACCGCCTCGCACGAGCGGCGCAAGATCCTCCTGGAGGTGGTCCGGCGGACGGCCGAGCAGGCCTTCACGCCCCTCACGGTGGGGGGCGGCATCACCTCCCTCGAGGACATCCGGACGCTGCTCCTCGCCGGCGCCGACAAGGTCTCGATGAACACGGCGGCCGTGCAGGACCCGGACCTGATCCGGGAGGCGGCCGGGCGGTTCGGGAGCCAGTGCATCGTGCTGGCCATCGACGCCCGGGCGCGCCCGGGCGGGGGCTGGGAGGTGTTCGTCCACGGGGGGCGCACGCCCACGGGTCGCGAGGCCGTCGAGTGGGCGCGGCGAGGAGCAGCGCTCGGGGCCGGGGAAATCCTCCTGACCAGCATGGACCGGGACGGGACGAAGGACGGCTACGACCTGGCCCTGACCGCCGCGGTGGCGGCTGCCGTGCCGGTCCCGGTCATTGCCTCCGGCGGCGCCGGGAAGCCGGAGCACCTGTATGCGGCCCTGACGGCGGGAGGGGCGGATGCGGCGCTGGCCGCCTCGATCTTCCACTTCGGCGAGCTGAGCATCCCGCAGGCGAAGGCGTACCTGAGGGAGCGGGGCGTCCCCGTACGCCCCTGAAGACGGGGAAGGGATGGACGAGCTGCTGGCCACGCTGACCTTCGATGCCCAGGGCCTGATCCCCGCCGTCATACAGGATGACGCCAACGGGGACGTCCTCATGGTGGCCTACATGAACCGGGAGGCCCTGGAGAAGACGCTGCGGAGCGGCCTGACCCACTTCTACAGCCGCTCGCGCCGGCGCATCTGGCAGAAGGGGGAGACCTCGGGGCACATCCAGCGGGTCCGGAGCGTCCACCTCGACTGCGACGCCGACGCCCTCCTCCTCCGGGTGGAGCAGGTGGTGGCGGCCTGTCACACCGGGAACCGCTCCTGCTTCTTCACGCGGCTTAAGCCGGATGGCCTCAGGACCGAGGAGGGGGAGCTGCGCTTCGACCCCGCTGTGGTCTACGGGGGGCTGCCGGCCGTGCTGCAGCGGGTCTTCGCGACCGTGCGGGGGCGGAAGGCCGCGGCCCCCCCCGGCTCCTATGTGGGGGACCTGTTCGCCGCCGGCCGGGAGCGGATCCTCAAGAAGATCGGCGAGGAGACGACCGAGCTCCTCCTGGCCGCCCAGGGGGGGGAGCGGGAGGCCATCCGCTACGAGGTGGCGGACCTCTGGTTCCACACGCTGGTCCTCCTGGCGGAGTGCGGCCTCACCCTGGAGGAAGTGGCAGGGGAGCTGGCGCGACGTGAGGGGAAGCGGAAGCCGGAGTATGGGCCGCCGGAAGGGGGGTGAGGCTGGTGCCGGAGTGCCTCTTCTGCAGGATCGCGGCGAAGGAGGTCCCCAGCAAGGCGGTCTACGAGGACGGGGACCTCTACGCCTTCGAGGACATCAGTCCCCAGGCCCCCGTGCACGTCCTGCTGGTGCCCAAGCAGCACCTGGCCCACGCGCTGGACCTGACGGAGGCCTCGGCCCCCCTCATCGGGCGGCTCATCCTGGCGGCCAATCGGATCGCGCGGGAGCGGGGGGTGGCGGAGAGCGGGTTCCGGCTGGTTCTGAACACCAACCGGGATGGGGGGCAGCTCATCTTCCACCTCCACCTGCACCTGCTGGCGGGCCGGCCGATGGGGTGGCCGCCCGGCTAGGCGTCCGAGATTCCGGTTGACAAGAGGGCGGCCGCCCGCCTATATTTACGGTGATCGATCTTCCTGGTGGACTGATCGCGAAACCCTTTGGATCCGCGGGCATCGGCCCTGGGACACAAAGGGTTTTGCGTCTTTGTATGCTGACGCAAACCCAGCGAGAGGGGGGTGGGTCGCTTGACCAGTGTCGTGGTAAAGGAGGACGAGAGCTTCGAGACTGCCCTCCGCCGGTTCAAGAAGCAGGTCGAAAAGGCGGGAGTCCTCTCCGAGCTCCGCAAGCGCGAGCACTACGAGAAGCCCAGCGTCCGCCGCAAGAAGAAGGCGCTCGCGGCCCGCAAGAAGATGCTGAAGAAGATGCGGCTGATGCAGGGGCCTTGATGGGGCTCCGCGCCCGTCTCGACGCTGACCTGAAGGAAGCCCTGAAGGCGGGAGAGAAGATCCGGGCGTCGGCCATCCGGATGCTCCTGACTGCCGTCAAGACCAAGGAGGTGGCGGAGGACCGGCGCGGCGATCGCCGGGCCCCGCTCCCGGACCCGGAGGTCCTCCAGGTCATCGCTAGCGCCTGCAAGCAGCGCCGGGACTCCATCGAGCAGTTCCGGGCCGGCGGGCGGCAGGATCTGGTGGAGAAGGAAACCGCGGAGCTGGCCGTGCTGGAGGCCTACCTCCCCCGGGCGCTGGCGCCCGAGGAGCTCCGGGCGGCCGTGGCCGAGGCGATCCGCGAGACCGGCGCCACTTCCCCCCGGGACATGGGGAAGGTGATGAGCCGCCTGATGCCCGAGTTGGCCGGGCGGGCTGACGGCAAGCTGGTGAGCGAGC
This DNA window, taken from Candidatus Methylomirabilis sp., encodes the following:
- the hisA gene encoding 1-(5-phosphoribosyl)-5-[(5-phosphoribosylamino)methylideneamino]imidazole-4-carboxamide isomerase — protein: MLIIPAIDLRGGRCVRLLQGDPTREKAYSDDPPAVASAFAAAGASRLHVVDLDGALGTGSGNRPVIARIAAASGLALQVGGGLRRLVDIEGVLTAGANWVILGTAAIEEPALVREAAARFPARILVGIDARGGRVAVRGWQADTGRDAAEVAGEAVALGAAGLIHTDIAADGMLRGPNLTELARVAAAAGVPILASGGIGTMDHLEAVANLAPRGVTGAILGRALYEGTVDLAAAIRRFRGGP
- the hisIE gene encoding bifunctional phosphoribosyl-AMP cyclohydrolase/phosphoribosyl-ATP diphosphatase HisIE; the encoded protein is MDELLATLTFDAQGLIPAVIQDDANGDVLMVAYMNREALEKTLRSGLTHFYSRSRRRIWQKGETSGHIQRVRSVHLDCDADALLLRVEQVVAACHTGNRSCFFTRLKPDGLRTEEGELRFDPAVVYGGLPAVLQRVFATVRGRKAAAPPGSYVGDLFAAGRERILKKIGEETTELLLAAQGGEREAIRYEVADLWFHTLVLLAECGLTLEEVAGELARREGKRKPEYGPPEGG
- the prfA gene encoding peptide chain release factor 1 translates to MTRWLAKLEEIEARYEALTARLGETAALQDPSAYQKVAKAHADLRPLVDRYRAYRKLMREAADARGILKETIDPEMRALAEGELQELEQRAAVLEEELQRLLLPKDPNDERNTILEIRAGAGGEEASLFAADLCRMYVRYAERHRWKVEVLSSHETGTGGFREVILGIEGKGAYSRLKFEGGVHRVQRVPETEAAGRIHTSTVTVAVLPEAEEVEVQIDPKDLRIDVYRSTGPGGQSVNTTDSAVRVTHLPTGLVVTCQDEKSQHKNKAKALKVLRARLLEQAQAEQRARIDQDRGTQVGTGERAEKIRTYNFPQNRITDHRIGLTLHSLPAILDGEIEPLIEALASHFQAERLKAVS
- the hisD gene encoding histidinol dehydrogenase produces the protein MRGARPAPSPVRLLDLTRREAAGFLREWQRRRMQSTAAAERAVRPILRAVREEGDRALLAYARRLDRARLTAATVRVTPREFAAARRAVPRAAAAALRFAARRIEAFHRRGLRASWFFREPGCTVGVLTRPIGSVGLYVPGGKAAYPSSVLMMAIPAAVAGVTRVAMATPVGPDGRVPPAVLLAAALAGVTEVYKVGGAQAIAALAYGTASVPKVEKIVGPGNIYVAAAKALVAGEVGIDMVAGPTEIVVVADGTARPAYVAADLLSQAEHDESASALLLTPSRPLAEAVAGALAARLGSLPRRAVAAASLKRWGALCVTADLAQALEVANALAPEHLELCVAEPWTRLEAVRNAGAIFLGHYAPETLGDYVAGPSHVLPTGGRARFASPLSVEDFQKRSSVIAVTAAGLRRLGRPAMALAALEGLQGHGEAVRVRLQA
- the hisB gene encoding imidazoleglycerol-phosphate dehydratase HisB, producing the protein MVRRGLVHRKTSETDVRVELVVDGQGRSQVETGLPFFNHMLAQLARHGLFDLTIRAKGDLEVDAHHTMEDVGLALGEAFTQALGEKVGIRRFGCATVPMDDALGWVAVDLSGRPYLVYRADQLTGKVGEFDAQLLKEFFRALATAMKANVHIGVSYGENTHHMAEAVFKAAARALGEATARDPRVPDVPSTKGSL
- the hisC gene encoding histidinol-phosphate transaminase, with translation MSMRPLQEIIRPEVARLTAYQVEDRPHRVKLDANENPYPLPGPVQAAVQEALGRVPANRYPDPAARALKRQLAGVAGVPPEQILLGNGSDELIQMILMAVARPGAAVLAPAPTFSMYGLTAQALGLRFVEVPLAEGFVLEPALFLRRLQEAQPAATFIAYPNTPTGNCYDADAIRAVLTAAAGLVVLDEAYVDFSGKTFLPDLPAHPHLLILRTLSKVGLAGLRVGYLVGHEAVLAELEKVRLPYNLNALSQAAATVVLKHRDLLRQQVREIVAERERLAGALRALPGLTVFPSEANFLLVRTARPAREVFRRLLDRGILVRDFADVRYLRDCLRITVGTPEENDVVVRALREVLA
- the rpsU gene encoding 30S ribosomal protein S21, translating into MTSVVVKEDESFETALRRFKKQVEKAGVLSELRKREHYEKPSVRRKKKALAARKKMLKKMRLMQGP
- the hisH gene encoding imidazole glycerol phosphate synthase subunit HisH; translated protein: MIAIIDSGIANLRSVQKALERVGHEAKVVEDPRLLREARGIVLPGVGAFADGIAKLTRAGFIEPLLREIEGGKPVLGICLGLHFLFSESEEFGRHPGLNLLPGKVVRFPAQRPAGGGEIPAPLKVPLIGWVPIQIRREVPLLRGIPDGSHFYFVHSYYVAPAEAEVVAATATHGIPFTAVIRRENLMATQFHPEKSQGLGLTLLRNFGDLAARC
- the murA gene encoding UDP-N-acetylglucosamine 1-carboxyvinyltransferase codes for the protein MDQLLIRGGVPLQGSVRVSGAKNAALPCITAGLLAEGDLRLANVPRLKDIETICRLLRHMGVAVEEDGAGGLAVSGRAVRSFEAPYDLVRTMRASVLVLGPLVARFGRARVSLPGGCAIGPRPINLHLAGLQQMGAEIDLSEGYVEAKARRLRGTRIVFDVKTVTGTENLLMAATLAEGTTVLENAACEPEVQDLAALLTAMGARIRGAGTDTITVEGVQALGAASHRIIADRIEAGTFAVAAAITRGDVTLTDCAPEHMEAVLGRLREAGAQCTPGPGRLRVQMGGRPAAVNVQTAPYPGFATDMQAQLMALMSVAEGRSVITETVFENRFMHVNELLRMGADVKIAGRAAVVQGVPRLRGAPVMATDLRASASLVLAGLVAEGTTVVHRIYHLDRGYEAIEQKLSTLGADVRRGRA
- the hisF gene encoding imidazole glycerol phosphate synthase subunit HisF codes for the protein MVAKRIIPCLDVKDGRVVKGVRFVDLRDAGDPAQAAAAYDAAGADELVFLDITASHERRKILLEVVRRTAEQAFTPLTVGGGITSLEDIRTLLLAGADKVSMNTAAVQDPDLIREAAGRFGSQCIVLAIDARARPGGGWEVFVHGGRTPTGREAVEWARRGAALGAGEILLTSMDRDGTKDGYDLALTAAVAAAVPVPVIASGGAGKPEHLYAALTAGGADAALAASIFHFGELSIPQAKAYLRERGVPVRP
- the prmC gene encoding peptide chain release factor N(5)-glutamine methyltransferase, with amino-acid sequence MPGERGGEQGGGRGVVRNVPSLLREAAERLRPCAVQTPRLDAECLLTAALGCDRAALYGWRGEVPAPAVSRFAALLERRAAREPVAYLTGVREFWSLPLRVTPAVLIPRPETETLVEAVLGRLADRRGDSLTVADLGTGCGAIAIALATELQEARLFAVDVSAEALAVAAENARRFRVGRRVTFLQGDWTAPLFAAQLAGALDVLVANPPYVPTADLATLDPEVSRFEPPLALDGGPDGLTFHRELAVHAPRLLRPGGWLAVEVGAGQGDAVRSLLASVPDLAVHPVVRDLAHRDRVCLARRREAAG
- a CDS encoding histidine triad nucleotide-binding protein, with translation MPECLFCRIAAKEVPSKAVYEDGDLYAFEDISPQAPVHVLLVPKQHLAHALDLTEASAPLIGRLILAANRIARERGVAESGFRLVLNTNRDGGQLIFHLHLHLLAGRPMGWPPG
- the hisG gene encoding ATP phosphoribosyltransferase, giving the protein MEQPIAIALPKGRLFAEAVALFEAIGVKGLDPFRDSRRLIVEDSSGQYRFLALRDADVPTYVEHGAADAGVVGKDQLLEHGRDLYEPLDLRFGACRLVVAQPADLQGDGRPEAWSSLRVATKYPNVTERHFSQRGIQVQIIKLYGSIELAPLVGLAERIVDLVASGQTLRENGLVEVEQIAESSARLVVNRAALKTRYQRIRALIGLLRGQVEQGGR